GCAGGAACGCTTTAAAGACTATTTAGTAGGAAAGGAAACAGAGAAATAAATGGACAAATGGCAAGAATTAACGATTGAAGTTAATCGTGAGGTCGAAGAAGCGGCTTCTAATATTTTAATTGAGTCTGGGAGCCAGGGTGTGGCTATTGATGATAGTGCAGATTATTTGGAAAATGCGGACCGTTTTGGGGAACTTTATCCTGAGGTTGAGCAGGTTGAGACGGTTAAAATTACGGCTTATTATCCAGAGTCAGCAGATATCGAGGCCATTACTAAGCAGGTCAATGAGCGTTTGGCTGAGTTGACAGATTTTGGTCTTGAAACAGGAGATATTCACTTGGCTACTCAAGAATTGGTTGAAGAGGATTGGGCTGAGAATTGGAAAAAATACTATGAACCAGCACGAATTACCCATGATTTGACCATCGTACCGTCATGGACGGATTATGAAGCATCAGAGGGGGAAAAGATCATTAAGTTGGATCCTGGTATGGCCTTTGGGACAGGAACACATCCAACAACTAAGATGAGCCTCTTTGCCTTGGAGCAGGTGCTTCGTGGTGGTGAGACGGTGATTGATGTGGGGACTGGTTCAGGTGTCCTCTCGATTGCCAGCTCTCTGCTTGGTGCCAAGGAAATCTACGCTTATGACCTTGATGATGTGGCGGTTCGAGTGGCACAGGAAAACATTGATATGAATCCTGATATGGAAAATATCCACGTTGCTGCGGGAGATCTTTTGAAGGGTGTGACGCAAGAAGCTGATGTTATCGTGGCTAATATTTTGGCGGACATTCTCATTCATCTGACGGAAGATGCCTACCGTTTGGTTAAGGATGAAGGTTATTTGATTATGTCAGGTATTATTTCTGAAAAATGGGATATGGTGCGTGAATCGGCTGAGAAAGCAGGTTTCTTCCTAGAAACTCACATGGTTCAGGGAGAGTGGAATGCTTGTGTCTTCAAAAAGACGGATGATATTTCAGGTGTGATCGGAGGCTAAATGCAACAGTATTTTATAAAGGGGCAGGTTGAAAATCCAGTAATCATCAAAGACAAGGATACTGTGAAGCATATGTTTAACGTTATGCGTTTAACAGAGGATGATCAGGTTGTCTTGGTTTTTGAAGATGGTATCAAGCGTCTTGCGCGTGTGACTGACCGTGAGAATCATGTCTTTGAAGTGATTGAAGACTTAACTGATAATGTCGAGATGCCTGTTTCTGTAACCATTGCCTCAGGTTTTCCCAAGGGAGATAAGCTGGAGTTGGTGACACAAAAGGCAACAGAGCTTGGAGCTCAGGCTATTTGGGCCTTCCCTGCCGACTGGTCTGTGGTTAAGTGGGATGGTAAGAAGCTTGCCAAGAAGGAAGATAAGCTTGCCAAGATTGGTCTAGGAGCTGCAGAACAATCCAAGCGTAATCGTGTTCCAGAAGTCAGATTGTTCGAGAAAAAAGGGGAATTTCTATCAGAATTAGATAATTTTGATAAGATTTTTATCGCCTATGAGGAAACAGCCAAAGCAGGTGAGTTGGCTACTCTAGCTCGTGAGTTGGCTCAGGTAGAGAATGGTCAGAAAATTCTCTTTATCTTCGGACCAGAAGGTGGTATTTCTCCGTCTGAGATTGACGCCTTTGAAGAGGCTGGTGGTATTAAAATTGGCCTTGGACCTCGTATTATGCGGACGGAAACTGCTCCTCTCTATGCTTTGAGTAGTGTCAGTTATGCCTTGGAATTGAATAAGTAAGAGAAAGTTGGCCTTGTTCCAACTTTTTTTGTATTTGATACTTTTCAGCTAAGATTGCATCGTGTCATTAGTTTTGTATGACAAATCGAGCATTTCTAAAAAAGTTGATAATCTTATTTAGATTTAATATAATTGTACTATCTTTATAAAAGGGGAAGATTTTTAATGAAAACGAATCGTTATGTGACTCAATCTGCTGTGGTTTTGGGCCTTTTTGCTCTCTTGACTGTGCCACAAGTCGTAGGGCAAGCTGATGAAGCAACGGCACCAGTACCAACGACCTCAACTGAAACTGTGACAGATAGTGGGACTGCTGCCGTATCTGGACAAGGCACTTCAGGAACAGTTGTTCAAGGAGGGACAGAGACTGTATCTCCTACATCAACAACAGTAGCTGCAAAT
The DNA window shown above is from Streptococcus salivarius and carries:
- the prmA gene encoding 50S ribosomal protein L11 methyltransferase, which encodes MDKWQELTIEVNREVEEAASNILIESGSQGVAIDDSADYLENADRFGELYPEVEQVETVKITAYYPESADIEAITKQVNERLAELTDFGLETGDIHLATQELVEEDWAENWKKYYEPARITHDLTIVPSWTDYEASEGEKIIKLDPGMAFGTGTHPTTKMSLFALEQVLRGGETVIDVGTGSGVLSIASSLLGAKEIYAYDLDDVAVRVAQENIDMNPDMENIHVAAGDLLKGVTQEADVIVANILADILIHLTEDAYRLVKDEGYLIMSGIISEKWDMVRESAEKAGFFLETHMVQGEWNACVFKKTDDISGVIGG
- a CDS encoding 16S rRNA (uracil(1498)-N(3))-methyltransferase, with translation MQQYFIKGQVENPVIIKDKDTVKHMFNVMRLTEDDQVVLVFEDGIKRLARVTDRENHVFEVIEDLTDNVEMPVSVTIASGFPKGDKLELVTQKATELGAQAIWAFPADWSVVKWDGKKLAKKEDKLAKIGLGAAEQSKRNRVPEVRLFEKKGEFLSELDNFDKIFIAYEETAKAGELATLARELAQVENGQKILFIFGPEGGISPSEIDAFEEAGGIKIGLGPRIMRTETAPLYALSSVSYALELNK